The sequence TCGAGCGGCAACTCGCCGCGGAAGAGGCCGTCATAGACATTCGAGAGTTTCAGGGAAACCATCCGCAGGCTCACGCGCCGCTTCCACGCCTGCTTCAGCATCGTGTGAATGCGCCCGTAAACGTCCGTTTCGAGATCGGTTGGTTCGGGCAGGCTCTCGCCGCGCTGATCTTCAGCCATGTCGTTGTAACACACCTTGACCGTCAGCGTGCGGATGCTTTTGCCATCGGCGCGCACCTTGGCCATGAGTTCGTCCGCCATCCGACGCAACACGGCTTCGGCGTATTTCTCATCCGTGAGGTCGGCTGCGAAGGTTTCCTGTTTGCTGTAGGACTTGGCCGGTTCGCACAACGGCACGACGGGCCGGTCATCAATGCCGTTGGCGAATTGTTTGAGTGACACCGCCAGCTTGCCGAGCAGCAGGTTCAACAGTTCGAGCGGTGTCGCCGCGATGTGCTTGATGTGGGCCAGCCCCGCCGCGTTCAAGCGCGACGCGGTCTTTGGTCCAATGCCCGGCAGCCAGTGGTTCGGGAGCGGATGCAAAAATGGAATTTCGTGTCCGGGCAACACCTGCGCAAAGGCCGCAGGTTTGTGCAACTTGGAAGCGATTTGACTGATGAGCTTGTTCGTGCCGATGCCTTCGCTGACGGAAATTTTGAGTGATTGCCGGATGGCGGCGCGGATGGTTTGCGCGACGTCAATGGACGGTTTACGAACGCCGCTCAAGTCGAAGTAGCCCTCGTCAATGGAAGCAATCTCCACATCCGGCGTGAAATCCTGCGCGTAGCTGAACATCCACCGGGAAAAATGTTCGTACTTGTCGAAGTCGCCGGGCAACACGATGAGCTTGGGGCAGAGCTTCCGCGCCCGCACGGTCGGCATGGGCGTGAACACGCCGAACTTCCGCGCTTCGTAGGATGCCGACGCGATGATGCCGCGCTTCTCACCGCCGACCGCGACGGGCTTGCCGCGCAACCGGGAGTCGGCGGCTTGTTCCACGGACGCGAAGAACGCGTCCGCATCGAGATGGACGATGACGCGGGGCACGGTCGATCATTTGCGTTTGCGGATGAGCGCGACCATCACGCCCTGGATGACCAGTTCACTGGCCGGAATCATTTTCGGATAATGCGGGTTTTCGGCGCGGAGGAACGGCTTACCGCGTTCCATCGCGAAGGTCTTGAGTGTGGACTCGTTGTCGATCAGCGCGGCCACCACGTCGCCGTTGCGCGGCGTCATGCCGTGTTCGAGCACGACGAGGTCGCCGTCCAAGATGCACTTGCCGATCATCGAGTCGCCCCGCACCTCCAACGCGAACGTGCGCGGCGTGGGCTTGAGGCCGAGCGTCTCGATGTCGATGGAAACACAGCCTTTGGCTTCCTGCTGGCGGTCGGCAGGGAAGCCGGCGGGGATGGCGCCGTAAATCGGGATGTCCGCGACGCGCTTTCGCAGGGCGTGCAATGGCGAAACGACGCGCAACGATCGCGCCTGGCCTGGTTCACCGGTCAACAAGGCGCCCTTCTGACGGATCAGGCGGAGGTGATCGGCCACGGTGGTCAGGCTGCGAAAGCCGAAGCGGTCGGCAATCTCCTGAAAGCTGGGCGTCACGCCGGTTTCATGGCGCGTGGTCTGGATGAAATCGACGATTTGCCGCTGGCGTTTGGTCAGTTCCTGCATATACCGTATGGATATACGGTATCATGGCGGGTGGCGGTGTCAATCCTTCTGTGCGATCAGACCTTCGACCCCGCCTGTTCCAGCATGGCATCAATGGTCGCGAGCGCGTTGCCTTCCAGTCGGTTGTTGACGTAGATGAAAGTCTTTCGCTGGCCCCCCGTGGCCACGCCTTCCTTGATCAATTTCGCGCCGGCAGCGCGGGCCTCCGCGTCCGGTTCTTTGACGCGGTCGTACGGACTGAACAGATCGACGGCCTCCTGATACTTGCGGCCCGGCTTGAGCAAGAACCGCGCGCCGCACAGCTTCGGATTGGTGAGACTGTCCGGCAACGCCATCTGCTCGCCCACCGGCGGCATGTCCGCCCAACTGTTGAAAACGTGCGCGACACCGTGCCGCCGCAGGACGGCGAAATAGTCCGGGTGCAGGAAATGTTTGTTCCGGATTTCCACGCCATAAGGCCAGCCGCTGGGAATGTTTTCCAGGAAACGGTCGAGGTCGGCGACAAAGTCGCGGCCATGCTGATAATCGCTTGGATAAAAGTGCGAGAATTCGAACATGAGCAGGCCGACATTCTCGCGGAACGGATCGCACGGCTTGAGGAAGGCCGAGGCGAACAGGTCCGCATTCAGAAAATTCGCGTTGGGTTTTCCGGCGCGGATGCCGAACCTCGGCTGGTTGGTGAACTTTTTGACGGTGATTTCATCGGTGACTTTGAACGCGAACTGAAAATCCCTTGGCACTTGCGACACCATGCCTTCGAGGTAGCGCCGGTCGGGAAACTTGTAGTAGGCCGCATCCACGCAGACCGTCTTGAAGACTTCGGCGTACTCGGCCAGGCACTGTTTCTCAAAACGGCTTTCGGCGACCTTGCCGCGCCAGAGGTAACGAGATTCGTCGTAGAGCAGGCCGCGCCAGCCGGCGTATTTCCACGAGGACGTGCCGATGAACACGCCTTTGGCCGCCAGGGACGCGGCTGTTCTTTTCATTCGTTCACGCTCGAAAGCCATAAAGTTGGGACGAGAGTTTGAACCGGCACAGTCTATCCGGCAACAACCTTGCGGGCAAAATCATCCTGAGTCCACTTGGAGGCTTGCCTAAACTTCAGCAATCTCGCCGTGTCCTCCGGTGCTTAGGTGGAGCATCACGAACATAATTTATTCCTTTCGGGGCAAGTCTCAGTTTCCCGTCGAAGTAATGGTTCTTCGCGAATGCCACATGCTTCGCTAATTCTTGTTGGATGCATTCGATGTAATCACGTGAACCTTTCACGTAATGAACCAGATACTTCGATGAATGCAGGCACGACCAGTAGGTCTCGACGTGCTGATATTTCGACTCAGATAAAACGTCGAAGACGCTTTGCACCACCCGCAGCGGGCAATCGGCACCGAAAATCACTGCGCGAACCGCCGCCGGTGGGATGTGAATGGTGTCACGATAGGAAGTATGGTTGCATTGCGTGAGTGGGCGTTCCTTCCGATTGCACACCTCACACCGAACTTTGATCTGCGGCAACGAGACGAGCCTTGCAAGGTCATAGATCATGCGCACTTCGCGCTCATATTGCCAGACTGGCGACTTGTGCACCAAAAGGTTCAGAAAGTGGCGTTCTTCAGATGCAGATCGTTCGTCTGAGTTCAAAAATAGTCCAGACGCCGGGTCCAACTTGTGTGCGCTGTCGCGTGGCTGGGACAAAGACTGCCAGCAATCATAGTAGCTGGGAGGGAGAGTCTGCCTTTCCGGGAAATACTTTACAGGAAAACCCCCGCAGCGCATCCCATTGTCAAATTGGGCAGCATCCAAGGCGAAGCAAACTCCTTGGAACTGATCAGCGTAATGAGACCACATCAAAGTGGAATGCTCATCTGACTCGCCTTCTCCATCGGCCAAATTAAAGAGGTTGGAAACCAAACTTAAGACACGAAATCGTTGGTGTAGAAGCCGAAAAATCTGTGAATTATGCCGGTCAGCTATGCCCCGCTGTGAATCCACTTGAATGGGCTGCTGCGGATGCAGATAGGGCATCGTCCCGGCCTTCTTCAAGTTGTCGTTGGCAAGGGCCACATATACAGGGACACCCGTAATGAGTTCGCTTTGCAATTGCTGATCAGCAGAGAAACGCTTCTCATGGTCGTCAGTCCAACCAGGGCGCATCTCGAACGGGTCGTTTAGGTCAAGCGGACTGGTCACAAACACTGAGTTTCCTTTCAGGATCTTCACCGCGCTGTCGCCACTGCAAAACTTGAAAAGAACATTGGAGCGAACGTTTTTCACAATTCGAGGCTAATTGTCGGGGACAGCGAAGTGAAGCGAATCTGACAGCCGATTTTCGTCCATCCTGCCGCACTTTAGAACCGCACTTGGTTGTTTGCTTAATTCAAAGTTTGAAGCGCTTCCTTAGCTTCGCTGACTATGCGTCCAAGCAGTTCATCATCGTTTTTTCCCCATAGAGTTTTAGCGTAAGAAGGAAACAATAGCACAACCTGCAAAACCTCTTTGGCTTCATTTTTGCACCCAACTTTTGCGAGCATATCACCAAGTTCCAAAAGAGTCGATGGGTCAAGACGTGAAGCCCATGCTTTTAGAAACGTACTTGCGAGGGGCTTCCAGTCCGTGGGGATGTCCTCTGATTGGAACATGAATTTATCCCGTGCGAGTCCTGCGAGTGCTTCACCAGCCAACATTCTTTGAAGCTTTGGAGCAGCGTCGGGATGGAATTTGGCCTCACTCCCTAACTCACTGTTTGCCATTTGTTGAAACTGTGACAGCCTGCGGTCAATCGCAGCTATTTCCTCCTGTGTGTAGTTTGGTAGGCCATCATTCCAATCAGGCAAATTCAGAGAACGGGGCAATTTGAAAGTCAGCGCAGTACCTGCATCAACGTAAGGCTGACATTCTTGTCTCCCGAACAGTTTAGCAAGCAGACCCATAAGCAATGTGCGGTTTGTATCATGTTACGGCACGAGGCGCAATCGCAGCGCGTCCTGGCTCAACGTAGCGCGTCACACGCGGCCTTGTGGCGAGGCGTGAGACGCGAGCACGCTTTCGTCTTGTCAGCCCAAAGGCCAGCGGCTAACTTGGCGACATGCTGATTGTCGGAACACAAAACAACAGACGGTTTTCGCAACCGTTGGCCGTCGAAACTTCCGACAAATTCCGACATATTTCATGTTGCACGGTGTCGCACTGTTCAGCAAGCGCAACGATGCAAACAGTATAAAACCACTGTAAACAAAACGTTTTAGTCGGTTTGGAGAGGTGGCCGAGTGGCTTAAGGCGCAGGTTTGCTAAACCTGTGACGGAGTAATCCGTTCGAGGGTTCGAATCCCTCCCTCTCCGCCAACGCAGTTTGATGCGACCAAATACATTGATGGAACCGCCGCTGAACATCGTTCCTCTCCGCGCTTCGCCAGCCCGTGAACTGGCCTTCACACTGATCGAATTACTGGTGGTGATTGCGATTATTGCGATTCTTGCCGGGCTGTTGTTGCCGACGCTGGCCAACGCCAAGGAGAAGGCCCGTCGCGCATCCTGTCAGAGCGCCCTGCGTCAGCTTGGGTTGGCGTGCCACATGTATGGCGACGATAACAATCAAAAGCTCCCTTCCGGAGTTCGCGATGATGGCGCAACTCACACGATTTGGGTGGGCACGAATACGTTCAACGCCATCCGGGATTACAGCAGCAGCAACATGAGCAGTTGTCCAAGTTTCATCAATCAATTCCAATATTATTACCCCGGAGTGGGGTACGTCATCGGCTACAGCTACAACGGCGCGTGTAAAAAACCGTGGGCGGGCGAGCCGAATCCCAAATGGATCTCCCCGCAAAGACTGACGGATGACCCACAACTTGTCCTGGCGGCGGACTTGAATGCGTGGGACAAGAGTCCCGGCTGGACTTTGGCACCGCACGGACGCGGCGGTCCCATCAAACAGGCGGGCAATGTCTTCATGTATGTGGGCGGGAAAACGTCCAAGGAAGTCGGTGCCGCCGGTGGTAACGTCGGTTACCTGGATGGCTCGGTGTCGTGGAAGCCGATTGCCAAAATGACGAATTACTGGGCCTTCCAATCGGGTATTTATTGGAATGCCTGGTGATCTCAACTAGCCGCCAGACGCATCGCCGCAAAAAGATTTTTTCCAGAATCAACCGTCACCGGTTGCTTCGCCTTTTCATCCGCCATTTCCACCAACTCCGGCGGCAATTCCTTGAGGAACGGCGACGGATGACACGGCATCAGTTGTCCGTATTTCTTGCGGCCGCCGCAATGACTGAGCGTCAACGTCTGCATCGCGCGCGTGATGGCGACATAAAACAGCCGGCGCTCTTCGTCCAGCGTCCCTTCCACCTTGGAACGAGAATGAGGCAGGAGACCATCCTCCAAACCGACGATATAGACGTGCGGAAACTCCAATCCCTTGCAACTGTGAATGGTGATCAACGTCACGGCATCGCCTTCATTGTCCTTCTCCTCCTCGCGGTCGGCATCGAGCATCAAGTCTTCCAGAAACGTTTCGAGTCGTTTCGCCGCCGGCGCGGTGGCGGCTGTCTGGCTGTCGAGTGTGGCGACCAGCTCCTTGAGATTGCGAACGCGATTCTCAGCCGTCTCGAGGTTCTTTTCCGAACGCCGCAGTTCGTTCCAATAACTCGTTTCTTCCAGAAAACTTTCCGCCCAGATTTGCAAGGAAACCGTTTGCTCACTCGCTAAACTCGCCCGCGTGATTTCGATCAATTCAATGAACGCCTGCAAACTCTCGCGCGTTTTGGAGGTAAACGTGGCCTGCACGTCGGTATGCTTCATGGCGGCATAGACCGAGCAATGCTTTTCCTGACTGGCCGCGAGCAAACGTTCCATCGTCACATCGCCGAGTCCGCGCGCGGGCACGTTGGCGATGCGCAACAGGTTCACGTCGTCGTGCGGATTGACGAACGTTTTGAGATACGCCAGAAAATCCCGGACCTCACGCCGGTCAAAAAAACTCTGCCCGCCGATCAGATGATAACGCACGCCGGCCTGGCGCAGCGCGGTTTCCAGCGGATGCGACTGAATGTTCGTGCGAAAGAGAATCGCCTGCTCCGACCACGGAATGCGCTGGGCGAGGCGGGCGTAATCAATCAGTTCAACCACGGTGCGGGCTTCCTCTTCGTCATCGGTGAAGACGTGCAGCGTGATTTTTGTTCCCTGACCTTTTTGCGACCAGAGATGTTTGCCGCGGCGACGCGCGTTGTTCTTGATCACGGCATTGGCGGCGCTCAGAATCGTGGCGGTGGAACGATAGTTTTGTTCGAGCTTGATGACTTTGACTTCCGGATAATGTTTTTCCAGATCGAGCAGGTTGGCGACTTCCGCGCCGCGCCAGCCGTAAATGCTCTGGTCGTCATCGCCCACGACGCACAGGTTGCGATGTTCGCGCGTCAGTTGATGCACGAGCTTGAACTGAGCGGCGTTGGTGTCCTGATATTCATCCACCATCACGTAACGAAATCGCTCGCGACAGGCCTCGAGGGCGTCGGGATGCTCGGTGAACAGTTTCAACGTCAGCAGAATCAAATCGTCGAAATCCACCGCGTTACAGGCGCGCAACGCGGTTTCATAACGGGAACGAACATGCTCGGCCAGCGCGGTCACGTTCGGGTCGCCAAACGCCGCCGCCGGCGTCCCGCCGTTCTTGTAACGACTCAGCAAACTCAGGACCGCTGCCGGGTCGGTCTTTTCTCCTTTTGTGGAGATGTGGCTGAGAATCTTTTTGATGGCGCTGAGCTGTTCCGCCTCATCGTAAATGACGAAATTCTTTTTGTAGCCGAG is a genomic window of Verrucomicrobiota bacterium containing:
- a CDS encoding type II secretion system protein, translated to MEPPLNIVPLRASPARELAFTLIELLVVIAIIAILAGLLLPTLANAKEKARRASCQSALRQLGLACHMYGDDNNQKLPSGVRDDGATHTIWVGTNTFNAIRDYSSSNMSSCPSFINQFQYYYPGVGYVIGYSYNGACKKPWAGEPNPKWISPQRLTDDPQLVLAADLNAWDKSPGWTLAPHGRGGPIKQAGNVFMYVGGKTSKEVGAAGGNVGYLDGSVSWKPIAKMTNYWAFQSGIYWNAW
- the lexA gene encoding repressor LexA; the encoded protein is MQELTKRQRQIVDFIQTTRHETGVTPSFQEIADRFGFRSLTTVADHLRLIRQKGALLTGEPGQARSLRVVSPLHALRKRVADIPIYGAIPAGFPADRQQEAKGCVSIDIETLGLKPTPRTFALEVRGDSMIGKCILDGDLVVLEHGMTPRNGDVVAALIDNESTLKTFAMERGKPFLRAENPHYPKMIPASELVIQGVMVALIRKRK
- a CDS encoding DUF72 domain-containing protein, with amino-acid sequence MAFERERMKRTAASLAAKGVFIGTSSWKYAGWRGLLYDESRYLWRGKVAESRFEKQCLAEYAEVFKTVCVDAAYYKFPDRRYLEGMVSQVPRDFQFAFKVTDEITVKKFTNQPRFGIRAGKPNANFLNADLFASAFLKPCDPFRENVGLLMFEFSHFYPSDYQHGRDFVADLDRFLENIPSGWPYGVEIRNKHFLHPDYFAVLRRHGVAHVFNSWADMPPVGEQMALPDSLTNPKLCGARFLLKPGRKYQEAVDLFSPYDRVKEPDAEARAAGAKLIKEGVATGGQRKTFIYVNNRLEGNALATIDAMLEQAGSKV
- a CDS encoding DUF2971 domain-containing protein — encoded protein: MKNVRSNVLFKFCSGDSAVKILKGNSVFVTSPLDLNDPFEMRPGWTDDHEKRFSADQQLQSELITGVPVYVALANDNLKKAGTMPYLHPQQPIQVDSQRGIADRHNSQIFRLLHQRFRVLSLVSNLFNLADGEGESDEHSTLMWSHYADQFQGVCFALDAAQFDNGMRCGGFPVKYFPERQTLPPSYYDCWQSLSQPRDSAHKLDPASGLFLNSDERSASEERHFLNLLVHKSPVWQYEREVRMIYDLARLVSLPQIKVRCEVCNRKERPLTQCNHTSYRDTIHIPPAAVRAVIFGADCPLRVVQSVFDVLSESKYQHVETYWSCLHSSKYLVHYVKGSRDYIECIQQELAKHVAFAKNHYFDGKLRLAPKGINYVRDAPPKHRRTRRDC
- a CDS encoding UvrD-helicase domain-containing protein, whose protein sequence is MLNLSSLNPQQRLAVETINGPLLILAGAGTGKTRVITHRIAHLIERGIAPGRILGVTFTNKAAREMQERVTKLIPRSVRPPSSADSRNTQHATRPDRPTVCTFHSLCVRILRQHIHRLGYKKNFVIYDEAEQLSAIKKILSHISTKGEKTDPAAVLSLLSRYKNGGTPAAAFGDPNVTALAEHVRSRYETALRACNAVDFDDLILLTLKLFTEHPDALEACRERFRYVMVDEYQDTNAAQFKLVHQLTREHRNLCVVGDDDQSIYGWRGAEVANLLDLEKHYPEVKVIKLEQNYRSTATILSAANAVIKNNARRRGKHLWSQKGQGTKITLHVFTDDEEEARTVVELIDYARLAQRIPWSEQAILFRTNIQSHPLETALRQAGVRYHLIGGQSFFDRREVRDFLAYLKTFVNPHDDVNLLRIANVPARGLGDVTMERLLAASQEKHCSVYAAMKHTDVQATFTSKTRESLQAFIELIEITRASLASEQTVSLQIWAESFLEETSYWNELRRSEKNLETAENRVRNLKELVATLDSQTAATAPAAKRLETFLEDLMLDADREEEKDNEGDAVTLITIHSCKGLEFPHVYIVGLEDGLLPHSRSKVEGTLDEERRLFYVAITRAMQTLTLSHCGGRKKYGQLMPCHPSPFLKELPPELVEMADEKAKQPVTVDSGKNLFAAMRLAAS